tttcccaagCAAAATTCTGAGAGCCTTTTAAAGCTGTAAAAAGCAGCTGCAAGATGGAGGTCACACCTTAGGAATTTCTTTAGTGGTCACTGATTTTTAGGtttgcaaacaaaatattttattttaaataaatatttcaaaatattatttaaaattactcaTTTACAAATTAATAATTGACCTTGTGGTGCTCATTTGCTCCAAACCATGACTTTCCTTCAAGATACTTAACTCAAGCAACTTCAGATACACACAGAATGGAATTTTACACATGTTGGACAGAAATAAGAGAATCAAGCCACGACCAGAAAGATTCCAGAACTGCAAAGACGTTTTTGATTTGATCCTAACGTGTGAAGAAAGAGTCTATGATCAAGTAGTAGAAGGTAAGGAGATTCAACTgataaatcaaattaattttggggttttttccctcgAACTGaacctccaggagctgcagttaTTGGTGGAGATTTATTCACAGAGGTGAGCACCTGTCCCCAaaggtgctggcagctcctcagagtgtgtgtgcacagcaagGGAATTCTCAAAATTCCATGTTTGGTTTGGAAATGCTCGTGGATCTGAAAAACTGAACAAACTGGGGATGAGCTGATGGAAAAACAAATGTGAGCTGCATTCCCTGCAGGATTCCCAAGCAGTTCATCCCATTAAACAcctcctgggcaggggagggaagcACAGACAGCAATTAATTAATGTTAACAAGAGGGTTTAATTATTACAGTGCTGGACACGTGGGGAGTGACCCCCCAAAGATGTGTAAAAAATCACAAACTCCTATGTTGTCAAAATCCACCTCttgttttttgaaataaaagggATTATTAAGgcaataatatataaaatacattatatattaaaatataatataaaatataatatggaatataatatataaaatataaaatgtaatatatattatatataaaagtagtataaaatataatatatataaaatataatacaacatatatactataatatatcatataatatatactataatatataaaatataatataaatatgaTATAGAATATAATATGTAAAatagaatatataatataaattataatatataaaatacaatatAGAATATAGCATAAAATATAGTACATTAAggtatattataaaatatatgttttaaaatagatatcaaaaatatatgtttataacttaagattattttatttttataaaataataaaataatataggATAAAATAATTAGAATATTTATACAAATATATTGAATAAATATGTGgtatataatattaaaataatataaaatacaatttattattaaGAAAATATGCAGTAAGTTataaaaaatactttggaaTATTTAAATGTCACAACAcctatgtatttttaaaaatcctgttaCTTTTTTGTGTAAGGTGTGACCCCATTTCAGCCCAGTTTTTGCTGCTGTGCCTTTTTATCCAGATTTAAACTCCAGGGAGCAGGAGACGTGTCAGCCCGTGCACGTCATCAACGTGGACATCCAGGACAACCACGAGGAGGCCACGCTGGGGGCTTTCCTCATCTGTGAGCTCTGCCAGTGTGTGAGTACAGCAGAATCACCAGTCTGGGGCTGCCATGGGCTTGCTGCTCCTAAAACCCCTGCATCTGCAGTTATTCCATTAAAATCCACCTCAAAATGCAAATTTCCACATTCTCCTGGCTTGtgcttgtggggtttttccagACTTCAGGACTTCACTGCTGCTCAGTAAAATCCTCATTCCATTCAGAGACTGGGCAGCTGTAGAGTGGACAGTAATATTCAcctgaaaaacctgaaaaacgTGTCTGGTCCTTTGGGAATCTCAGTAAAATCAGAATTTCAGAGCCTTTGGGAATCTCAGTAAAATCAGAATATCAGAGCCTTTGGGAATGATCAATAGAAACTGAATATCGGTGCCTTTGGCAATGATCAATAAAATCAGAGTATCTGTTCTATAAAAACAGAATGTCTGATCATTTGGGAATGATCAATAAAATCAGAGTATCTGTTCTATAAAAACAGAATGTCTGATCATTTGGGAATGATCAATAAAATCAGAGTATCTGTTCTATAAAAACAGAATGTCTGATCATTTGGGAATGATCAATAAAATCAGAGTATCTGTGCCTTTGGGAATGATCAATACAGTTGGAATATCTGTGCCTTTGGGAATAATCAATAAAAATAGAATATCTGTGCCTATGGGAATCTATAAAACAAGGATCTCTGTGCCTTTGGGAATctcaaaaaaatcagaatatctCTTCTATAAAACCAGAATATCTTCTATAAAAACAGAATGTCTGATCATTTGGGAATGATCAATAAAATCAGAATATCTGTGCCTTTAGGAATGATTAATAAAATCAGAATATCTGTTCTATAAAAACAGAATGTCTGATCATTTGGGAATGATCAATAAAATCAGAGTATCTCTGCCTTTGGGCATCTcaataaaatcagaaatttgggaattctgggatcTCAGTAAAGTTCAATAAAGCCCATTGGGTGCAGCCTGCCCAGTGAGGTTTCCCAGCAAACCCAAAATTGGATTATTGGAGTTTTGTAACCATCCAACCCTTGGATTTTGCTTGCTCAGACGCTTTTTCTCTTGCAGATCCAGCACACAGAAGACATGGAGAATGAAATAGATGAGCTGTTACAGGAATTTGAAGAGAAAAGTGGAAGGACTTTTCTTCATACTGTCTGCTTTTATTAAAGCACCTCTGTCTCTTAGGCCTTAACCCAGATG
This genomic interval from Melospiza georgiana isolate bMelGeo1 chromosome 22, bMelGeo1.pri, whole genome shotgun sequence contains the following:
- the SSU72 gene encoding RNA polymerase II subunit A C-terminal domain phosphatase SSU72; amino-acid sequence: MPSAPLRVAVVCSSNQNRSMEAHNILSKRGFSVRSFGTGTHVKLPGPAPDKPNVYDFKTTYDQMYNDLLRKDKELYTQNGILHMLDRNKRIKPRPERFQNCKDVFDLILTCEERVYDQVVEDLNSREQETCQPVHVINVDIQDNHEEATLGAFLICELCQCIQHTEDMENEIDELLQEFEEKSGRTFLHTVCFY